One segment of Clostridium botulinum DNA contains the following:
- a CDS encoding GNAT family N-acetyltransferase gives MFKDYTGLTESKSFEEWYKAFNDNLNEKTVRDGLVPATTYLALDESGKLIGMIDIRHRLNEYLLNFGGHIGYSVRKLERRKGYAVEMLKLALKKCIELNIKEVLITCDKQNIASAKTITSNGGVLENEIFDPNDNTITQRYWIKLA, from the coding sequence TTGTTTAAAGATTATACAGGATTGACAGAGTCAAAATCATTTGAAGAGTGGTATAAGGCTTTTAATGACAATTTAAATGAGAAAACTGTTAGAGATGGATTGGTACCAGCAACAACATATCTTGCTTTAGATGAAAGTGGAAAATTAATTGGAATGATTGATATTAGACATAGGTTAAATGAATATTTATTAAATTTTGGAGGCCATATTGGATATAGTGTTAGAAAATTAGAAAGACGAAAAGGATATGCAGTTGAAATGTTAAAATTAGCATTAAAAAAATGTATTGAATTGAACATAAAGGAAGTTCTAATTACTTGTGATAAACAGAATATTGCATCTGCTAAGACCATTACTTCAAATGGTGGAGTATTAGAAAACGAAATATTCGATCCAAATGATAATACTATAACTCAGAGATATTGGATTAAATTAGCATAG
- a CDS encoding TVP38/TMEM64 family protein, with product MNRKNKLLLLGISWFIIVAILYTTGTLTTDLNKISHIIKGNPLVMQLIFVLLSTIRIVFFIPQTIFILIGSVIFGPYIGFFLSLLSLALSQSLVYFIGRYLNVQILGEDFIDNHSNTINIIKKYGYKILVLGIVCPIAPSDLITASAACIKLNYKKCISLIVMADAPMIFLYGFLGARIEGTYLFKILAVLAITFISYYSFVIWNKITKCA from the coding sequence TTGAATAGAAAAAACAAATTGCTTTTACTTGGAATTTCATGGTTTATTATTGTTGCAATTTTATATACTACAGGTACATTAACAACGGATTTAAATAAAATCAGTCATATTATTAAGGGTAATCCTCTAGTAATGCAATTAATATTTGTATTATTATCTACTATTAGAATTGTATTTTTTATACCTCAAACAATTTTTATACTTATAGGAAGCGTTATTTTCGGACCATATATAGGTTTTTTCCTATCACTTTTATCACTAGCTTTATCACAAAGTCTTGTGTATTTTATTGGTAGATATTTAAACGTACAAATATTAGGAGAAGACTTTATAGATAATCATAGTAATACTATTAACATTATAAAAAAATATGGTTACAAAATTTTAGTGTTAGGTATAGTTTGTCCCATAGCACCTTCTGACTTAATAACAGCATCTGCTGCTTGCATTAAGCTAAATTATAAAAAATGTATTTCCCTTATTGTAATGGCAGATGCCCCAATGATATTTTTATATGGATTTTTAGGTGCTAGAATCGAAGGAACTTATTTATTCAAGATTTTAGCGGTCTTAGCTATAACTTTTATATCTTATTATTCCTTCGTTATTTGGAATAAAATCACTAAATGTGCATAG